The window TACACAACGTCCACAGCATCCACAGCATTCCCCCTGCAATATGTACCTACTCAATATGATCCATGGAGAAAAAGCTGGTGCCGCGTCCATAGACGCCATTGACCGTAGTGATGGTCAAAAAGGCATGGGGATCCGTTTTTTTAACCAGTGCTTTTAAAGGAGACAGCTGATGCTTGCTGATCACGCAGTAAAGCATGTACCGTTCATCGCCGGTGTAGGCGCCGGTCGCCTTCATAATCGTGATGCCGCGGCCCAGGCCATCCATCAAAGCCTTAGAAAGGCTCTGCGGATTAGCCGTGATAATCGTGATAGCGCGGCGATGGTCAATCCCATCGATGACATAAGAGGTCACCTGAGAGCCAATGAACATAGCGCAGAGCGTAAGCACCGCCTGATCCAGACCATAGATCAGCATAGAAAGGGAGATAATAACGGCATTCACAAAAAGACCGGTGGTCGCCATGTTGATAGAAAAATATTTATGCAGTACCTTGGCAATGATGTCACTTCCGCCCGAGGAGGCACCGCTGCGGTAGATAATGCCCAATCCAAGTCCGGTTAATACACCGCCCAGTGCGACAGCCGTGAGAGGGCTTTCAAACGGGACGGAAAGCGGATGTCCCAGCTGGAGGCAGAGGGAGAAAATACCCATTCCTGCAAGGCTATATAAAAAGAACTTGCGGCTGACAAATTTCCAGCCAATTAAAAAAAGCGGGATATTCAGTAAAATAATCATTAAAGAGATCGGCAGGCCAAACTGATAGTTAAGAAGCTGGGCAAAGCCGGTGACGCCGCCGCTAAGCAGGTGCTGTTTAGTATAAAACAGGTTCATGCCGACAGAATAAATCAGACTGCCGATAACCATAAGAAGCAGAACACGCCCATGTGTTTTAATGGCTTCTCGTACTGATGATTTCATAATAGAAATTCCTCCCAGAATATAATTAGAAAAATATCCTTAATAAAGCCACTATAGTCTATCATAATTTCAAAGAAAAAGGAAGGTCATTTTAAAGGAATAGTGACAATTTTAACGCCGCTTGTCAGCGGTTTTTATTTACTTTCACTAAAAACAATGATACAATAAAGAATAATTAACAAGAGAAGGAAGGATGTTTCAATGCAAATTGCAGAAATTCAAGCACTTACCCAGAAAATAAAAGAAAATATGGAAAAGGTTGTCGTCGGCAAATCAGATAAGATCAATTTGATTTTGGCGGCGCTTTTGGCCAAAGGCCATGTGCTGCTGGAGGACGTGCCGGGCACCGGAAAAACCGTACTGGCTAAGTCACTGGCCAAGTCCTTGGATACCAAATTTAAACGGATTCAGTTCACGCCGGATCTGCTCCCCTCGGATCTGATCGGCATCAATTATTATAATCAAAAAGAAAGTGAATTTGTTTTCCGGGAGGGCGCGCTGTTTACCAACGTGCTGCTGGCCGACGAAATCAACAGAGCCACGCCCCGCACGCAGTCCAGTCTGCTGGAGAGCATGGAAGAAAAGCAAATCACCGTTGACGGGCATACCTATGTACTGGAACAGCCCTTTTTTGTCATTGCCACAGAGAACCCGGTGGAGACGCAGGGCACATTTCCGCTGCCGGAGGCACAGCTTGACCGGTTTTTGATGCAGCTTTCCATGGGGTATACGGAGAAGCAGGATACGCTTGAAATCCTGCGCCGGTTTGTGAATGAGGTGCCGGCTGAAGCGGTAGAGCCGGTCTGCACACGCGAGCAGCTTTTGGAAATGCAGGAAAGCGTTAAACAGGTCACCATCCATCCGGATATCGCGGCCTATACGGTGGATATTGTGGATAAAACGAGAACGGCTGACAGCGTGCAGCTGGGCGTGAGCCCGCGTGGCAATCTGGCGCTTCTGAAAACAGCGCAGGCACTGGCCGCCATTCAGGGCCGCAGCTATGTGATTCCGGATGATATCAAGGCGCTGGCCGTTCCTGTGCTGGGACACCGCATCATTTTGCGCGGCAGTCAGCGCAACAAATCGACGCAGATTGAAACGCTGATTCAGGATATTTTAGAATCAGTGGAGGTGCCCACGGAGGAATGGAAGCTCTCGAAGCAGGAGGGATGAGGCTTCGATGGCAGTATTAATTATTTTAATCGTGGTAGGCCTCATGCTGTGGATTCAAAAGAAGGTCTACCAAAAGTACTGGAATAAGCGACTAACGGCAGAAGTCAAGCTGCGCGATCAATACATGTTTGAAGGGCAGGAGACAGAGCTGGTCGAAGTTATGACCAACAACAAGCTGCTGCCGCTGCCGTGGGTGCAGCTCAAGTTTCAGATCATCCGCAACGGCAAAACTGATAATCTGTTCAAAAGCGATATCTTTAATATTCTATTTCATCAGCAGATCACGCGCAAAAGCAAGCTGCTGCTCAAGCGGCGCGGCGTATATCAGATTCGCCAGCTGGATCTTTTGAGCTATGATATGTTCATCACCAGCAAATTTGTGAAAATAGTGGATAACCATGCGCAGATCACCGTGTACCCAGTCAGCATGGCCAAGGAAAACTTCGATGTGCCCTATGAAAAGATGATCGGAACCATGGCAACCAAGCGGTACACGCTGGAGGATCCGTTTTTATTCAAAGGCATCCGCGATTATCAGCCGCATGACAGCTTTAAGAGCATCAATTTCAAAGCCTCCGCCAGAGGCGGAAAATGGCTGGTGAACACGCATGAATATACCGTTGATCAAACGGTGCATGTGCTGCTGCTCACTGACAAAAGCACCAACTACTATGATGAGCCTGTGTATGAGGCGGGGCTGCGTTTAGCGGCTGCTATGATCAGCCGCCTGGAGCGGGACGGCGTGCCGGCAAGCTTTTACAGCAATGGGCAGGACAGCCTAGAGCAGCAGGAGCCGCGGGTCGGAGCAGGCTGCAGTGAAAATCATATTGATTCGGTGCTGGAGACATTGGCACGCCTAGATATGACCGTGACAGGGACGGCTGGGCCGCAGGTACTGGAAGATCTGCAGGAGAAGAGACAGGCAGAGGATTATTATGTGATCATCAGCGCCTGCTACAGCAAGGAGATGGTGCAGAAATACAATGAGCTGCGCAGCTATACGGATTCATGCATGTGGCTTGCGCCGATCTCAGAGATAGACTTTTTGGAGATGGAGCTTCGGGTGCAGAATCTGGAGAAAGACGTAGAAGATTTTTATTTCTTCAAGGTGTGAGGAGGTAGGGATGAGCGAAACATATGGATATGATCGGGAAGCGATAAG is drawn from Lachnospiraceae bacterium and contains these coding sequences:
- a CDS encoding YitT family protein — encoded protein: MKSSVREAIKTHGRVLLLMVIGSLIYSVGMNLFYTKQHLLSGGVTGFAQLLNYQFGLPISLMIILLNIPLFLIGWKFVSRKFFLYSLAGMGIFSLCLQLGHPLSVPFESPLTAVALGGVLTGLGLGIIYRSGASSGGSDIIAKVLHKYFSINMATTGLFVNAVIISLSMLIYGLDQAVLTLCAMFIGSQVTSYVIDGIDHRRAITIITANPQSLSKALMDGLGRGITIMKATGAYTGDERYMLYCVISKHQLSPLKALVKKTDPHAFLTITTVNGVYGRGTSFFSMDHIE
- a CDS encoding MoxR family ATPase; this encodes MQIAEIQALTQKIKENMEKVVVGKSDKINLILAALLAKGHVLLEDVPGTGKTVLAKSLAKSLDTKFKRIQFTPDLLPSDLIGINYYNQKESEFVFREGALFTNVLLADEINRATPRTQSSLLESMEEKQITVDGHTYVLEQPFFVIATENPVETQGTFPLPEAQLDRFLMQLSMGYTEKQDTLEILRRFVNEVPAEAVEPVCTREQLLEMQESVKQVTIHPDIAAYTVDIVDKTRTADSVQLGVSPRGNLALLKTAQALAAIQGRSYVIPDDIKALAVPVLGHRIILRGSQRNKSTQIETLIQDILESVEVPTEEWKLSKQEG
- a CDS encoding DUF58 domain-containing protein → MAVLIILIVVGLMLWIQKKVYQKYWNKRLTAEVKLRDQYMFEGQETELVEVMTNNKLLPLPWVQLKFQIIRNGKTDNLFKSDIFNILFHQQITRKSKLLLKRRGVYQIRQLDLLSYDMFITSKFVKIVDNHAQITVYPVSMAKENFDVPYEKMIGTMATKRYTLEDPFLFKGIRDYQPHDSFKSINFKASARGGKWLVNTHEYTVDQTVHVLLLTDKSTNYYDEPVYEAGLRLAAAMISRLERDGVPASFYSNGQDSLEQQEPRVGAGCSENHIDSVLETLARLDMTVTGTAGPQVLEDLQEKRQAEDYYVIISACYSKEMVQKYNELRSYTDSCMWLAPISEIDFLEMELRVQNLEKDVEDFYFFKV